A region of Paenibacillus sp. JNUCC-31 DNA encodes the following proteins:
- a CDS encoding WXG100 family type VII secretion target, with product MGRISISLSDLRRAVLQCEQLQQRLMQQEQKMRSIHGRLQQDWFGTSANELTYKMQSFMDGASAKLTELEAHKEELKRYIRKMEEADREDRRNRSRIQ from the coding sequence ATGGGCAGAATATCCATATCCTTGTCTGATTTAAGAAGGGCTGTTCTGCAATGTGAGCAGTTGCAGCAACGGCTTATGCAGCAGGAACAGAAAATGCGCTCCATTCATGGCCGATTGCAGCAAGACTGGTTCGGTACATCCGCAAATGAACTGACATATAAGATGCAGTCCTTTATGGATGGGGCTTCTGCAAAGCTGACAGAACTTGAAGCCCACAAAGAAGAACTGAAGCGATATATTCGTAAAATGGAGGAAGCGGACAGAGAAGACCGCAGGAATCGCAGCCGGATACAATAA
- a CDS encoding Ger(x)C family spore germination protein yields the protein MKRLMHLWLLGLLSLSLCLVTSGCWSAYEIQQVDYAKAIGIDYRDGMYHMYVQTMDFASVAKSDSPTKTAESPPVWVGHAAGKTLNLAVNELFRSSQLHIAWGHVTAIVMAESILTSNHIKDAFDMLGRFPESRYTTWVYGTREPLENILSTTSLYNMSPLDSILHNPLPSFLEESLYPPVLSFKLIATHNDASTTTYLPCIALNKNHWSQNKKNHELFIIDGAFFERTGNDFEYLPHSKLSGYPWLLKDMRRAPLIIENEGTIYGVLSVGLPKIKIDPVVRGNEVHFNIDAKYLTALYEYLSPISYDEMVQFSEKTIRDQILKTYRAGLQKGVDIYGLQEKLYRKNPSLWRKLSNNGSKMILTEDSIQKLNIYITIPYTGKFRRKV from the coding sequence ATGAAACGGCTCATGCACCTATGGTTGCTAGGGTTGTTAAGTCTCTCTCTATGTTTGGTGACCAGCGGGTGCTGGAGTGCCTATGAAATCCAACAGGTCGACTATGCCAAAGCGATCGGAATAGATTACAGGGATGGGATGTACCACATGTATGTTCAGACCATGGACTTTGCCAGTGTGGCCAAGAGTGACAGCCCAACCAAAACAGCGGAAAGCCCGCCCGTATGGGTTGGACATGCAGCGGGAAAAACATTGAATTTGGCAGTCAACGAGCTGTTCCGAAGTTCCCAGCTTCATATCGCCTGGGGGCATGTGACGGCCATTGTCATGGCCGAAAGCATCCTGACAAGCAATCACATCAAGGATGCATTTGATATGTTGGGTCGCTTCCCTGAGTCGCGATATACGACCTGGGTGTATGGCACTCGTGAACCGCTGGAAAATATTTTGAGTACCACCTCCTTATACAATATGTCGCCGCTGGACAGCATTCTGCACAACCCTCTTCCCTCATTTTTGGAAGAATCGCTCTACCCTCCAGTGCTCAGTTTCAAGCTCATTGCCACACATAACGATGCATCCACGACAACCTATCTGCCTTGCATCGCGTTGAACAAGAATCATTGGTCGCAGAACAAAAAGAATCATGAATTGTTTATCATTGACGGTGCTTTTTTTGAAAGAACCGGAAATGATTTCGAATATTTGCCCCACAGCAAGCTTTCTGGATACCCTTGGCTACTCAAAGACATGCGACGAGCGCCATTAATTATTGAAAATGAGGGAACGATCTATGGCGTGCTCAGCGTGGGTTTGCCAAAAATCAAGATTGACCCTGTTGTTCGTGGGAATGAAGTTCATTTCAATATCGATGCCAAGTACTTGACCGCCTTGTATGAATATCTCAGCCCAATTTCCTATGATGAGATGGTCCAATTCAGCGAGAAAACGATACGGGATCAAATCCTGAAAACATATCGCGCAGGTCTGCAAAAAGGGGTCGATATCTATGGACTTCAGGAGAAACTTTATCGCAAAAATCCAAGTCTTTGGCGTAAGCTGTCCAACAACGGCTCGAAGATGATCCTTACGGAAGATTCCATTCAGAAGCTGAACATTTATATTACGATTCCATACACGGGTAAATTCCGTAGGAAAGTGTAG
- a CDS encoding spore germination protein, whose protein sequence is MPIKTAPKKNPHLAEPFRINEHNLTTFFAGSDDVIISSHMIGDSSLQIVVVYCSGMVDSKSIYDIILPDLTRTYESTHFVRTSDIEKSVTLQWTRMDLENEALGTELMALRVFEGHMLICVPSLQTMWSMDISNIPTRTPEESTTEVSIRGARDGFIERLSVNIALIRTRLRTAELACNIELIGSRSMTKVALMYIKNIANPELINDVKDRLRKIDIERIMTANELEELLSPSKITLFPVTHYTGRPDFASECLLNGRFILIVDGNPSVIIGPVNLFLLLKSPEDASFPFLPVNMGRMLRFIGLLVTVFLPGFYIALTSFHMDQLPFPLVATISVGRMGLPMESSVEMFLIMLLMELFREAGVRLPSAIGQTLTVVGGLIIGDSAIRAGMVSPLMIVVIAVTVVAGATIVNQVMTSSVLILRFFCFVLGASLGIYGFILSIILFLIYLTDLKSFGIPYLTPLTPLNFKQALASLFKLPKGWMKRRPVYLETQKPRKEGNDR, encoded by the coding sequence ATGCCGATCAAAACAGCACCAAAGAAGAACCCTCATCTGGCTGAGCCATTCCGAATCAATGAGCATAATCTGACGACGTTTTTTGCAGGTTCAGACGATGTCATTATCAGCAGTCATATGATCGGGGATTCTTCCCTACAGATTGTTGTTGTATATTGCAGTGGCATGGTAGATAGCAAATCCATATATGATATTATTCTTCCCGATTTGACGCGAACCTACGAGAGTACTCACTTTGTTCGGACATCCGATATCGAAAAGTCCGTCACACTTCAATGGACCCGTATGGATCTGGAAAATGAGGCACTGGGGACGGAACTCATGGCACTGCGGGTATTTGAGGGACATATGCTCATCTGCGTCCCTTCTCTTCAGACGATGTGGAGCATGGATATATCCAACATTCCGACCCGGACACCGGAAGAGTCCACCACTGAAGTATCCATCCGTGGAGCCCGAGACGGATTTATCGAACGCTTGTCCGTCAATATCGCCTTGATTCGTACACGTCTGCGTACAGCCGAATTAGCCTGTAATATTGAATTAATCGGCTCTCGCTCCATGACCAAAGTAGCCCTGATGTATATCAAAAATATAGCCAATCCCGAGTTAATCAATGATGTCAAGGATCGACTGCGCAAAATCGACATCGAGCGAATCATGACAGCTAATGAATTGGAAGAATTGCTGTCCCCTTCGAAAATTACACTGTTTCCGGTAACCCATTACACCGGCAGACCCGATTTTGCCTCGGAATGTCTTCTGAACGGTCGGTTCATCCTCATCGTGGATGGCAATCCAAGCGTCATCATTGGTCCCGTTAATCTGTTTCTGCTTCTCAAATCCCCCGAGGATGCCAGCTTCCCATTCCTTCCGGTGAATATGGGCCGCATGCTGCGCTTTATCGGGCTATTGGTGACCGTATTCCTGCCCGGCTTCTATATTGCACTGACTTCATTTCATATGGATCAGCTGCCTTTTCCGCTGGTAGCCACGATCTCGGTTGGACGAATGGGCCTGCCCATGGAGTCCAGTGTAGAGATGTTTCTCATTATGCTTTTGATGGAGCTCTTCCGGGAAGCGGGGGTAAGGCTTCCGAGCGCCATCGGTCAGACACTGACCGTTGTTGGCGGATTGATTATCGGGGATTCAGCCATCCGTGCAGGGATGGTTTCCCCGCTCATGATTGTTGTCATTGCCGTTACCGTGGTGGCCGGGGCAACCATTGTGAATCAGGTCATGACCAGCTCAGTTCTGATTCTGCGCTTTTTCTGTTTTGTACTGGGGGCATCCCTCGGGATATACGGGTTCATTCTGTCCATTATTCTGTTCCTGATCTATCTGACCGACCTGAAATCGTTCGGTATTCCTTATCTGACACCGCTCACCCCGCTTAATTTCAAACAGGCTCTGGCCTCCTTGTTCAAACTGCCGAAGGGATGGATGAAACGCAGACCTGTCTATCTGGAAACACAGAAGCCGCGCAAAGAAGGCAATGATCGATGA
- a CDS encoding endospore germination permease — protein MSREKGEITIWLSFSIILLSAGLVCHVLSIPAILDQAGRDGWLSVLAAAPLFMLFLCMMFIIIKRVQGQRITDWITREFGMVPSWIFRITASLLLLSLGTHTLYETTNWTVSTYLQFTPPYVLAGGGALVAAWAAAKGIRSIAMTSSILLPFVIMLGYFVMSANMKYKDYGQLFPMMEYGTGPVLKGMIYSLAGLMEIWILMLFQHDVKSKIRWWHLLLLGLFMLSMAVGPTLGAIVEFGPEEAAKQRNSPYEQWKLVNIGKLLQHVDFLSIYQWLSGSFARVAISIYLIVDLLDFRRPKKRYIAILTVTFIMCFVAAQWWRIDYVDYYVSHIQFPVMLVYVSIITILLTLAALIHKKDKEAPTHADQNSTKEEPSSG, from the coding sequence ATGAGTCGTGAAAAGGGTGAAATCACGATTTGGCTATCCTTTTCCATCATTTTATTGAGTGCCGGGCTCGTATGTCATGTTCTGTCCATTCCGGCAATTCTGGATCAGGCAGGCAGAGACGGCTGGTTATCTGTACTGGCTGCTGCACCTTTATTTATGTTATTTCTCTGTATGATGTTCATTATCATCAAGCGGGTACAGGGACAGCGGATAACAGATTGGATTACCCGCGAATTCGGCATGGTGCCTTCATGGATTTTTCGAATTACTGCATCGCTGCTGTTACTCAGTCTGGGAACACATACGTTATATGAAACAACCAATTGGACGGTGTCTACCTATCTGCAATTCACCCCACCCTATGTGCTTGCAGGAGGCGGTGCATTAGTTGCTGCCTGGGCTGCTGCCAAAGGCATACGTTCCATTGCCATGACTTCAAGCATTCTGCTTCCCTTCGTGATAATGCTTGGATACTTCGTGATGTCAGCGAACATGAAATACAAGGACTACGGACAACTTTTCCCGATGATGGAGTATGGTACCGGTCCTGTCCTGAAAGGTATGATCTATTCGCTTGCCGGACTGATGGAGATATGGATACTGATGCTGTTTCAACACGATGTCAAAAGCAAAATTCGCTGGTGGCATCTCCTTCTGCTGGGACTATTCATGCTCAGTATGGCCGTCGGGCCTACCCTTGGAGCCATTGTTGAGTTTGGTCCGGAAGAAGCCGCCAAACAACGAAATAGCCCCTACGAGCAATGGAAACTGGTAAACATCGGAAAGTTGCTTCAGCACGTGGATTTCCTTTCCATATATCAATGGCTGAGCGGTTCTTTTGCCAGAGTGGCTATCTCCATTTATCTTATCGTGGATCTGCTCGATTTTCGCAGACCCAAAAAGAGGTATATTGCCATATTAACGGTCACCTTTATCATGTGCTTCGTAGCTGCTCAGTGGTGGAGGATAGATTACGTTGATTATTATGTAAGCCATATTCAGTTTCCCGTGATGCTGGTTTATGTATCCATAATCACCATCCTGTTGACCCTGGCTGCACTCATTCACAAAAAAGACAAGGAGGCTCCGACCCATGCCGATCAAAACAGCACCAAAGAAGAACCCTCATCTGGCTGA
- a CDS encoding NAD(P)-dependent oxidoreductase, translated as MTNTTKAPEETKVGFIGTGVMGKSMAGHIQQAGYPLHVYTRTAAKAEALVKEGAVWHDTPGKLAAECDVIITMVGYPKDVEEIYLGEEGLVANAKPGTYLIDMTTSSPLLASRIYEAAEAKGLHALDAPVSGGDIGARDGKLSIMVGGSMEAFEAVRPLFEQMGTNIVLQGKAGAGQHTKMCNQIAIASGMMGVCEALAYAKTSGLDAENVLKSIATGAAGSWSLSNLGPRMIAGDYEPGFYVKHFIKDMGIALESAKAMGMKTPGLALAESLYQEISRNGLDEKGTQVLYTSYLQA; from the coding sequence ATGACAAATACGACGAAGGCACCTGAAGAGACAAAAGTTGGCTTTATCGGTACAGGCGTGATGGGCAAAAGCATGGCAGGTCACATCCAGCAGGCAGGCTACCCGCTGCATGTCTACACGCGCACGGCCGCCAAAGCGGAAGCATTGGTGAAAGAAGGTGCCGTATGGCATGACACACCAGGCAAACTGGCAGCCGAGTGTGATGTCATCATCACGATGGTGGGGTATCCGAAGGATGTCGAGGAGATTTATCTCGGTGAAGAGGGTCTCGTTGCGAACGCCAAACCAGGAACATACCTGATTGATATGACCACATCCAGTCCGCTGCTGGCTTCACGTATCTATGAAGCCGCTGAAGCCAAAGGACTGCATGCATTGGATGCACCTGTATCCGGTGGAGATATCGGAGCACGGGATGGCAAGTTGTCCATTATGGTCGGCGGTAGTATGGAGGCCTTTGAAGCGGTTCGTCCGTTGTTCGAGCAGATGGGCACCAATATTGTGCTGCAAGGCAAGGCGGGAGCAGGACAGCATACCAAAATGTGCAACCAGATCGCCATTGCTTCAGGCATGATGGGTGTATGCGAGGCACTTGCCTATGCCAAGACATCCGGTCTGGACGCGGAGAATGTGCTGAAGAGCATCGCTACCGGTGCAGCCGGAAGCTGGTCACTTAGCAATCTCGGTCCACGTATGATTGCAGGCGATTATGAGCCCGGATTCTATGTAAAACATTTTATCAAAGACATGGGTATCGCTCTCGAATCCGCCAAAGCCATGGGCATGAAGACGCCAGGACTGGCGCTGGCCGAATCCTTATATCAGGAAATCTCAAGGAACGGTCTGGATGAGAAGGGTACACAGGTGCTTTACACATCCTATTTACAGGCTTAA
- a CDS encoding nuclease-related domain-containing protein yields the protein MFKKILSLFKTQPELANQITASAPAMPTSGPAPTRLVRSRRKSKSQEEWTRQPEEPSTAQQLHGLPGEYKVLNDLLVANTKSRSGYSSIDHVVIGPRGIFVIETRNLTTGEIRGGRREANWTVSSSRIKMYNPLMQHRGHVEAIRAHLGDYKRVRLVSMVTFTNRCRISVDPAVRYVNSDELIIYDHELVETILRKTERLETEVPETLYKEQDVQAIYNLLSAVNSTDPQIRADHMEKAKGIK from the coding sequence ATGTTTAAAAAGATCCTGTCTCTGTTCAAGACACAACCAGAGCTTGCCAACCAGATTACAGCTTCCGCTCCAGCTATGCCGACATCCGGACCTGCGCCTACACGCCTGGTTCGCAGTCGGCGCAAATCCAAATCGCAAGAGGAGTGGACCCGTCAGCCGGAGGAGCCGAGTACTGCCCAGCAGCTGCATGGTCTTCCTGGTGAATACAAAGTTCTAAATGACTTGCTCGTTGCCAATACCAAGTCCCGATCGGGTTATTCATCCATTGATCATGTCGTCATTGGTCCCCGGGGTATCTTTGTCATTGAGACCCGAAACCTGACGACGGGTGAGATCCGCGGCGGCCGAAGAGAGGCTAACTGGACCGTCAGCAGCAGCCGTATCAAGATGTATAACCCACTGATGCAGCACCGTGGACATGTAGAGGCCATTCGGGCACACCTTGGTGATTATAAAAGAGTACGTCTCGTCTCGATGGTGACCTTCACCAATCGCTGCCGGATCAGCGTTGATCCCGCTGTGCGCTATGTCAATTCAGATGAACTGATTATCTATGATCATGAATTGGTGGAGACCATTCTGCGCAAAACGGAACGACTTGAGACCGAGGTTCCCGAAACGTTGTATAAAGAACAGGATGTTCAGGCGATCTACAACTTGTTGTCCGCAGTCAATTCCACTGATCCCCAGATTCGGGCTGATCATATGGAGAAGGCCAAAGGTATCAAATAA
- a CDS encoding sensor histidine kinase, whose product MRWFHLCKRFKFRTKLILFLSAATVLISGITGLITYRIHISLFNEEVSRQYSLTAEQVLARLDSRVHDMYKVTDYITLNPSVKNAIRTQAAGISSYDQMKLEDELDDQLYQVRLDAPEIMGIRIYDLKGNIFNLGTFASSFQQMDPSYLAQMVHKLEGTGGEYVWNRLEADAFLQEEKSNWILAGRLMRSVDLETYGVMLILFNTSLFESYLKDLRLNEDIAAYLLDSDGKLVYAFHNQDANPPPLTQLSMGATEIRDEQGTTHLYTKQTSDKTRFTLISKVSLSQIQHKGKIIVKVAVFSAAASVLCSWIIITIISRRLLRPLASLVNAMKRVRDGQFDTRVPIQTQDELGFIGERFNAMASRIDTLIHEVYERELSEKQAELKAIQAQLNPHFLYNTLSMFFWKFYMLGDEKSARLVTALSEMLQYTLEPVQRLTTLQDEMTQIDHYLQIQQARYQEALSIEVSVPSELLRCRVIRLLLQPIVENVFVHAFANKRDNRCLEIRGFCNGGDDAEPDMLILEITDNGCGMDPSMMDRIFAPMAHADEERQHIGMRSVLRRIELIHGEPYGVQIESTAGLGTLVRLRLPYQVEQVAVHDQIKC is encoded by the coding sequence ATGAGGTGGTTTCATTTATGTAAACGCTTTAAATTCAGAACGAAACTGATTTTGTTTTTGTCGGCGGCGACCGTTTTGATATCAGGCATCACGGGGTTGATCACTTATCGCATACATATCTCGCTTTTTAATGAGGAAGTTAGTCGCCAGTATAGTCTTACCGCAGAACAGGTACTTGCAAGACTCGACTCCAGAGTCCACGACATGTATAAAGTGACGGACTACATTACGCTGAACCCCTCCGTGAAAAATGCAATCAGGACACAGGCTGCGGGCATTTCTTCCTATGATCAGATGAAGCTGGAGGATGAACTGGATGACCAGTTGTACCAGGTACGTCTGGATGCGCCCGAGATTATGGGGATTCGGATTTATGATCTAAAAGGAAATATATTTAATCTCGGCACATTTGCCAGTTCGTTTCAACAGATGGACCCTTCATATTTGGCTCAGATGGTCCATAAGCTGGAAGGGACGGGCGGGGAATATGTATGGAACCGTCTGGAAGCAGATGCTTTCCTTCAGGAGGAAAAATCGAACTGGATTCTCGCAGGGCGTTTAATGCGATCGGTTGATCTGGAGACCTATGGAGTCATGTTAATCCTCTTTAATACTTCCCTGTTTGAATCCTATCTCAAGGACCTGCGTCTTAATGAAGATATTGCCGCGTATTTGTTGGATTCTGATGGAAAACTGGTGTATGCGTTCCATAACCAAGATGCAAATCCACCACCGCTTACGCAGTTGAGCATGGGGGCAACCGAGATTCGGGACGAGCAGGGGACTACCCATTTGTATACGAAACAAACGTCGGACAAGACCAGATTTACATTGATCAGCAAAGTATCCTTATCCCAGATTCAGCACAAGGGCAAGATTATCGTCAAAGTGGCTGTGTTTTCCGCGGCAGCCAGCGTTCTGTGTTCCTGGATTATTATTACCATCATCAGTCGCAGGCTGCTGCGTCCCTTGGCCAGTCTGGTGAACGCGATGAAAAGAGTGCGTGACGGACAATTTGATACACGCGTTCCGATTCAGACACAGGATGAGCTCGGCTTCATTGGAGAACGATTCAATGCGATGGCATCACGGATCGATACGTTGATTCATGAAGTGTATGAGCGTGAATTAAGTGAAAAACAAGCCGAACTCAAGGCTATTCAGGCACAGCTGAATCCACATTTTCTGTATAATACGTTAAGCATGTTTTTCTGGAAATTCTATATGCTTGGAGATGAGAAGTCGGCGCGTCTGGTCACGGCCTTGTCCGAGATGCTGCAATATACACTGGAACCGGTTCAGCGGTTGACTACGCTGCAGGATGAGATGACCCAGATTGACCATTACTTGCAGATTCAGCAGGCCCGGTATCAGGAAGCATTGTCAATTGAAGTTTCCGTTCCTTCTGAATTGCTTCGTTGCCGGGTTATTCGGCTGCTTCTGCAACCCATCGTGGAGAATGTGTTTGTACATGCCTTTGCGAACAAAAGAGACAATCGCTGTCTGGAGATTCGTGGATTTTGTAACGGGGGAGATGATGCAGAACCGGACATGCTCATCCTGGAGATAACAGATAACGGATGCGGGATGGACCCGTCCATGATGGATCGTATTTTTGCACCCATGGCACACGCCGATGAGGAACGCCAACACATTGGCATGCGAAGTGTGCTCAGACGAATCGAGCTGATTCATGGTGAGCCTTATGGTGTTCAGATCGAATCTACTGCTGGGCTGGGCACGTTGGTACGGCTTCGTTTGCCCTATCAGGTGGAACAGGTTGCTGTACATGATCAGATTAAATGCTGA
- a CDS encoding response regulator transcription factor, with protein MNGRMLVVDDEAMFRQGLIHLVRNNPLGWEVVGEAADGEEALQAVGTCTPDLIITDINMPVMDGLDLAEQIHDSGQDIMIIILTGYREFEYAQRAIRYGAMEFLLKPFSIDDACRVLRKAHERYRQRQSDNRIREQYSQADRLERLREELASLLLNHQVPQMEARIEELFSKASRMPLPECKAEIQMLMKVMTDLLVQQLRIQESAGADKFGPDPLLWIHTVQEVMAWARCKSKEWLGMLARLMQEQQDHVVPRVLQYIEMNYSTNCTLQAAAAYVHVTPNYLSYLFKKEIGHGFSQYVSKRRVEKAKLLLCSTRQSMADIAEQTGFDNSSYFTTVFKQITGLSPREFRKQPSLESNG; from the coding sequence TTGAATGGACGAATGCTCGTAGTCGATGATGAAGCGATGTTTCGGCAAGGGTTGATACATCTGGTTCGCAACAATCCGCTCGGTTGGGAAGTGGTTGGAGAAGCGGCCGACGGCGAAGAAGCGCTACAGGCCGTGGGCACCTGTACACCGGATCTGATCATAACGGATATCAACATGCCGGTGATGGACGGCTTGGATCTGGCGGAACAGATCCATGATAGCGGTCAGGACATTATGATCATTATTTTGACCGGCTACCGGGAGTTCGAGTATGCACAGCGCGCCATCCGTTATGGCGCCATGGAGTTTCTGCTGAAGCCTTTCTCTATCGATGATGCCTGTCGTGTTCTGCGCAAAGCGCATGAGCGATACCGCCAGCGACAATCCGATAACCGGATCAGGGAACAGTACAGTCAGGCAGATCGTTTGGAGAGGTTGCGAGAGGAACTGGCCTCGCTATTGTTGAATCATCAAGTCCCACAGATGGAAGCGCGGATTGAGGAGTTGTTCAGCAAAGCCTCACGGATGCCTTTACCCGAATGCAAAGCCGAGATTCAGATGCTCATGAAGGTGATGACCGATCTGCTTGTACAGCAGTTGCGTATACAGGAGTCTGCGGGGGCTGACAAGTTCGGCCCTGATCCGTTGCTCTGGATTCATACGGTTCAGGAAGTGATGGCTTGGGCACGCTGCAAAAGTAAAGAATGGCTTGGTATGTTGGCGCGACTTATGCAGGAACAGCAGGATCATGTGGTCCCACGGGTCCTTCAGTATATCGAGATGAACTATTCCACCAACTGCACACTACAGGCCGCAGCCGCATATGTTCATGTGACCCCCAACTATCTCAGTTACCTGTTCAAAAAAGAAATCGGTCATGGTTTCAGCCAATACGTCAGCAAGCGTAGAGTGGAGAAAGCGAAGCTGCTGCTGTGCAGCACCCGGCAGAGCATGGCGGATATTGCCGAACAGACTGGGTTCGATAACTCCAGTTATTTTACAACCGTGTTCAAACAGATCACCGGGCTGTCGCCCCGTGAATTTCGCAAGCAGCCGAGCCTTGAGAGCAACGGATAG
- a CDS encoding ABC transporter permease, producing the protein MKGELAVRPPGLEPPDNEVRQRIRQQRLRRFKTNIPLILMFLPVILFYLTFRYAPIGGLVIAFKDYNFYDGLWNSPWVGLDHFHTLFSDPRTVEIIRNTLFLSLLSIIVGFPIPIILAIMLNEVRNMAFKRTVQTVVYMPHFFSWVIIAMMIMTVFSLENGIVNRWVEAWTGEPYPFMYNKGSWIAVFVGSGIWKDMGFNAIIFLAALTTIDPSQYEAAQMDGASKLRQIWHVTLPGIRSTIILLLILSMGRVMEVGFDQVYMLQNSNVNEIADVISTYIYRAGLQGAQFSLTTAMGLFESLVAFILIYCANYIARRFNEGLW; encoded by the coding sequence ATGAAGGGAGAACTGGCCGTCAGGCCGCCAGGGCTGGAACCGCCTGACAATGAAGTAAGGCAGAGAATTCGGCAGCAGCGGCTTCGCCGTTTCAAAACCAATATTCCGTTAATATTGATGTTTCTGCCGGTGATCCTTTTTTATCTTACCTTTCGTTATGCACCGATCGGAGGGCTGGTCATCGCCTTCAAGGATTACAACTTCTATGACGGACTCTGGAACAGTCCATGGGTGGGCTTGGATCATTTTCATACTCTGTTTAGCGATCCGCGCACGGTAGAGATTATTCGTAATACCCTGTTCCTCAGTTTGCTTAGCATTATCGTGGGTTTTCCCATTCCAATTATTCTGGCGATTATGCTGAATGAAGTTCGAAACATGGCCTTTAAGCGGACCGTGCAGACCGTGGTGTATATGCCCCACTTCTTCTCATGGGTCATCATTGCGATGATGATTATGACCGTATTTTCACTGGAGAACGGAATTGTGAACCGATGGGTGGAAGCCTGGACGGGAGAACCGTATCCGTTTATGTACAACAAAGGCTCTTGGATTGCTGTGTTTGTCGGGTCAGGCATCTGGAAGGACATGGGCTTTAACGCCATTATTTTTCTGGCGGCACTGACGACCATCGACCCAAGCCAGTATGAAGCTGCACAGATGGATGGGGCGAGCAAGCTGCGGCAGATCTGGCACGTCACCCTTCCGGGCATCCGCTCCACCATTATTTTGCTGCTTATTCTGTCGATGGGGCGCGTAATGGAAGTAGGATTCGACCAGGTGTATATGCTTCAGAACTCCAATGTGAACGAGATAGCCGATGTAATCAGTACGTATATTTATCGCGCAGGCCTTCAGGGAGCACAGTTCAGCCTGACGACGGCCATGGGATTATTTGAATCGCTGGTCGCATTCATTCTCATATACTGTGCCAACTATATCGCGCGTCGATTTAACGAAGGTTTGTGGTAG
- a CDS encoding carbohydrate ABC transporter permease: MRRTRGEQVFYMINYVLLTLVAISCILPLLNIVALSLSDARAVVSGKVGLWPVDFTWFSYHSLLTGTPILNAFWNSVEITLIGTGLSMAVTIMAAYPLSRRHFYHRRFFTMAMVFTMIFNGGLIPTYLVVQNLGLVNSYGALWLPGLVSTYNMLIMRSYFENLPGEVDEAARIDGCGELGLLFRIVLPLSKPLLATIALFYGVGYWNSFMSVMIYINDTSKYNMTVLVQNMIMSNLNVQDFTDPTMISNLTPEGIRAAAVIVMVIPILAVYPFLQKYFVKGVMLGSIKG, translated from the coding sequence GTGAGAAGAACTCGCGGAGAACAAGTCTTTTATATGATCAATTATGTATTGTTAACATTGGTCGCCATCAGCTGCATCCTGCCTCTCCTGAATATTGTGGCCTTGTCATTAAGTGATGCGAGAGCCGTAGTATCCGGTAAAGTGGGGCTATGGCCGGTCGACTTCACCTGGTTTTCCTATCATAGTTTATTGACCGGGACGCCGATCCTGAATGCGTTCTGGAACAGTGTAGAGATTACATTAATCGGCACAGGGCTCAGTATGGCTGTTACGATTATGGCAGCGTATCCGCTGTCGCGCAGGCATTTTTATCACCGCAGATTTTTTACGATGGCGATGGTGTTCACGATGATTTTCAATGGTGGATTGATTCCGACCTATCTGGTGGTGCAGAACCTTGGACTGGTGAACAGCTATGGTGCACTCTGGCTGCCGGGTCTGGTGAGTACGTACAACATGCTGATCATGAGATCCTATTTCGAAAATCTGCCGGGGGAAGTGGACGAAGCTGCACGCATCGATGGCTGCGGAGAACTCGGTCTTTTGTTCCGAATCGTGCTGCCGCTCTCCAAACCACTGCTGGCGACCATTGCTCTGTTCTACGGTGTAGGGTACTGGAATTCATTCATGAGTGTGATGATTTATATCAACGATACCTCCAAATACAACATGACCGTGCTGGTTCAGAATATGATCATGTCCAATCTGAATGTGCAGGATTTTACCGATCCAACCATGATTTCGAACCTGACGCCAGAGGGCATCCGGGCAGCGGCCGTGATCGTAATGGTCATTCCCATTTTGGCAGTATATCCGTTCTTGCAGAAATACTTTGTTAAAGGAGTTATGCTGGGTTCCATCAAAGGGTAG